Sequence from the Candidatus Binatia bacterium genome:
TTTCGCTCGCGCCCGTATTGGCGGAAGAAGTTTTCGCCATGGCGACCGAGGAACTCAAGCAGCCGGGCGGCTACAACGAAGACGGGCTGCCGCCGTGGCCGACGCCCGCGGTAGCCCGTTACCCCTGGGAGGAGGCCGAATGGTTCCCCGTCCGCTAGGACGCACCGGGCTTGTCGTCAGCCCGATCGGACTCGGCACGACGAAGCTCGGCAGAAACACGGACGTCAAGTACCCTGAACTCTTCGCGCTGCCGACGGATGGAGCGGTGCGCGATCTACTGGAGACGGGCCTCGCGCTCGGGCTAAATCTAATCGACACGGCGCCGGCTTACGGTGAGAGCGAGCAGCGGCTCGGCGCGTTCGTCGAGAGTCACCGGAATCGCATCGTGCTCTGCACGAAATGCGGCGAGCAGTATAAAGACGGCGTTTCAACGTATGATTTTTCCGCAGGCGCGATCGTGGCTTCGACTGAAGAGAGCCTCCGACGCCTCCGCACCGACCACCTCGATATATTGCTGCTCCATTCCAACGGCCGGGACCTTGAAATACTAACTCAGACCGATGCGCTCGAAGGTCTCGGCCGGTTGAAAAAAACAGGTAAGGCGCGGGCTGTCGGCATCTCGGCCAAAACGGACGCGGGCATCTCACGCGCTTGCGAAACGCTCGATGTGGTCATGGCGCCGTTCAGCGAGAGAGAAACTTCATTGTCCGAAGCTCTCAAAAAAGCTCACGATCAGGGTCTCGGCGTCCTGGCGATTAAAGGACTCTACAGCGGTCATCTGGAAGCGCCGCGGGCCATCGAATTTGTCCTCAAGCAACCGTTCATCGATGCGTTGATTCTAGGCACGATCAATCAGGCACACCTCAAAGAAGCGGTGAGGGTTGCAGCGGCGTGCTTGAATCCAAAATCCAAAATCGAAAATCCAAAATGAAGGTAGACATCCGCCGCAGCCAGCCGCGCTACGACGCCTGCCCACTCAAACGTTGGCGCGATGTTCCCGCGAAGTAATCGACGGACTTTACGCTCGATACGATTTCCGTTAGATTGAAGCCTCCTTCATGGAGACGAAGCCAATAACACTCACGACCGATTTCGGTTACAAAGATCCTTTCGTCGGGATTATGAAGGGAGTCATTTTAGGCATCAATCCCAATGCCCGCATTGTCGATTTGAGCCACGGCATCGCGCCGCAGGATATCCGCGGCGCGGCGCTGGTATTGAAGCACTCCGCGCCGTTTTTTCCGCCCGGCACGATCCATGTCGCCGTCGTGGACCCGGGAGTCGGAACACAAAGGCGCGCGATTTTAATCGAGTCGGAAGGAAGATTCTTCATCGGGCCGGATAACGGCGTTCTCACCTTCGCCGTGCGCGAGAATACCGTCGGCACGATCATGGAGCTGGCGAACGAGAGTTATCATCTGAAACCCAAGAGCGCGACGTTTCACGGCAGAGACGTCTTCGCCCCGGTCGCGGCCCATCTTTCCTTGGGCGCGGCGGTTCATAAGTTGGGCAGTAAGCTTAAAACCTACACCCGGCTGGATTGGCCGGAGGTGATGAAAACCGAAGACGGGATCCAGGGCGAAATTATCTACATCGACAACTTCGGCAATTTGATCACCAACCTGAGCGAGCAGGATTTAAAATCGTTGCGGCGGAAAAAGCTCGCCGTCTCCCTGGCCGATGTAACGATCCACGGGCTTGCATCCAACTATGCCGGCGCCGAGAAAGGAGACTACGCGGCCCTGATCAACAGTTGGGGACTGCTGGAGATCTCATGCTTCAACGGCCGCGCCCATTTCCGCTCCGGCGCGGACATCGGTGACCCCGTCCATATTCGCGCCGTTTAACCCTAACAGCCTAACAACCGAACAGACTATGCGGAATCTATGGCTGCACATCACCTTATTCCTGGTGACGCTGGTTACGACGACAGCGGCCGGAGCGCTGCAAGCCGGAGCCGATTTCCTCTCCGATCCGCGCGAGATCGTCGCCGGACTTCCTTTTGCCCTCACGCTCATGTCCATCTTGCTGGTGCACGAGATGGGACACTATCTCACGTCGCGCTATTACGGCGTGAAGGCGACGCTGCCCTATTTTATCCCCGGACCCTCTTTTGTCGGGACATTCGGCGCGTTTATCAAGATGCAATCGCAAATGCCCGATCGGCGGTCTCTGTTCGACATCGGCGCGGCGGGGCCCGTGGCCGGTTTTGTTCTGGCGGTTCCCGCCGTGATCGTCGGCTTCCAGCTCTCGTCGGTTGTGCCGCAAGATTCACCGAGCAGCGGCTTGGTCCTGGGCTCGTCTCTTTTACTCAATTTTCTCAGCAAGATTACTCTAGGTATTCTTCCGGAGGAGGCGAATATTGTCCTGCACCCGGTGGGATCCGCCGGCTGGGTCGGATTGTTCGTGACGGCGATGAACTTGTTGCCTGCGGGTCAGCTCGACGGCGGCCACGTCACCTATGCTCTGTTTGGACGGAGGCATATCTGGGTGTCGCGCCTGACGGTGTTTGTGATTCTCACGTTGGGCGTTACGCGCTTGTGGGACGGCTGGTTGATCTGGGGGATCTTACTTCTGTTTTTGGGCGTCCGACATCCGCCGCCCCTCGATCCGGATACGCCGCTTGACCCGAAGAGAAAATTCATGGGATGGTTCCTGCTAGCGATTTTGGCCGTAACTTTCA
This genomic interval carries:
- a CDS encoding aldo/keto reductase, translating into MVPRPLGRTGLVVSPIGLGTTKLGRNTDVKYPELFALPTDGAVRDLLETGLALGLNLIDTAPAYGESEQRLGAFVESHRNRIVLCTKCGEQYKDGVSTYDFSAGAIVASTEESLRRLRTDHLDILLLHSNGRDLEILTQTDALEGLGRLKKTGKARAVGISAKTDAGISRACETLDVVMAPFSERETSLSEALKKAHDQGLGVLAIKGLYSGHLEAPRAIEFVLKQPFIDALILGTINQAHLKEAVRVAAACLNPKSKIENPK
- a CDS encoding SAM-dependent chlorinase/fluorinase — protein: METKPITLTTDFGYKDPFVGIMKGVILGINPNARIVDLSHGIAPQDIRGAALVLKHSAPFFPPGTIHVAVVDPGVGTQRRAILIESEGRFFIGPDNGVLTFAVRENTVGTIMELANESYHLKPKSATFHGRDVFAPVAAHLSLGAAVHKLGSKLKTYTRLDWPEVMKTEDGIQGEIIYIDNFGNLITNLSEQDLKSLRRKKLAVSLADVTIHGLASNYAGAEKGDYAALINSWGLLEISCFNGRAHFRSGADIGDPVHIRAV
- a CDS encoding site-2 protease family protein, whose protein sequence is MRNLWLHITLFLVTLVTTTAAGALQAGADFLSDPREIVAGLPFALTLMSILLVHEMGHYLTSRYYGVKATLPYFIPGPSFVGTFGAFIKMQSQMPDRRSLFDIGAAGPVAGFVLAVPAVIVGFQLSSVVPQDSPSSGLVLGSSLLLNFLSKITLGILPEEANIVLHPVGSAGWVGLFVTAMNLLPAGQLDGGHVTYALFGRRHIWVSRLTVFVILTLGVTRLWDGWLIWGILLLFLGVRHPPPLDPDTPLDPKRKFMGWFLLAILAVTFIPVPISFHEPEPREERREPEAPETLQRTRGGEVFHERATELAPVFHDDHASGGGALHL